In Gammaproteobacteria bacterium (ex Lamellibrachia satsuma), a single genomic region encodes these proteins:
- a CDS encoding cytochrome B, which translates to MTMHKILVFKRFERLWHWSQMALIFTLLFSGFAVHGVYSLIEFGDAVTVHTWAALVLLALWAFAVFWLFTTGQWRHYIPTADNFINVARFYAFGIFKGEHHPYRKTYRRKHNPLQALTYLMVKIVIFPAIWISGIAYLLISFGQGEIFSWIGLGPIALAHTIAALAVLLFVIAHVYLLTTGHSFIDHVKPMITGYDDVELSNEELAYLKADEPGVLKEGD; encoded by the coding sequence ATGACGATGCATAAGATTCTGGTCTTCAAGCGGTTTGAACGACTCTGGCACTGGAGCCAGATGGCGCTCATCTTCACCCTGCTGTTCAGCGGATTTGCAGTACATGGGGTCTATAGTCTGATCGAGTTTGGCGATGCTGTCACCGTACACACATGGGCCGCACTGGTGTTGTTGGCGCTCTGGGCATTCGCCGTCTTCTGGCTCTTCACAACAGGACAGTGGCGTCACTATATTCCAACCGCTGATAACTTCATCAATGTTGCGCGCTTTTACGCCTTCGGCATTTTCAAAGGGGAGCACCACCCCTATCGCAAGACCTACCGGCGCAAACACAATCCTCTTCAGGCGCTGACCTATCTTATGGTCAAGATCGTGATCTTTCCTGCGATCTGGATATCCGGCATCGCCTACCTGCTGATCAGTTTTGGACAGGGGGAGATTTTCAGCTGGATAGGACTTGGACCCATTGCACTCGCCCATACCATCGCGGCCCTCGCAGTCCTGCTATTTGTCATCGCCCACGTCTATCTGCTCACAACAGGCCATTCATTTATCGATCATGTGAAACCGATGATCACCGGCTACGATGACGTTGAACTGTCGAATGAGGAGCTGGCCTATCTGAAGGCAGATGAACCCGGGGTGCTTAAAGAGGGCGATTAG